The Nitrospinota bacterium genome window below encodes:
- a CDS encoding cytochrome C assembly protein, whose product MDKISFNLSLVSYLLASLGYFVYLAYRRPLVSTFAGWTVGFGLLCQTVTIGIRSSQTGHGPYTTSFEVALFLAWLMVVVYFLTEWKYKIKDLGAFVIPLVFIVLLFSAFLSKDAAMVPESEVRFWLTMHRTLSIMGYAAFSIAFAAGIMYLIQEHQVKSKKLGIMYFRMPSLEVLDDLNFKVIMVGFPLFTLGFMTGSIWNTQMNLPFFSWDLTRTLPLVVAWLIYSLVFFGRMMVGLRGKKAAQGAILGFVTVIGTYFLHIL is encoded by the coding sequence ATGGATAAAATTTCGTTCAATCTATCATTAGTGAGTTATCTATTGGCCTCGTTAGGATATTTTGTTTATCTTGCCTACAGGAGGCCGCTGGTTTCGACATTTGCAGGCTGGACTGTGGGTTTTGGTTTGCTTTGTCAAACAGTCACTATAGGAATACGTTCGAGCCAGACGGGTCACGGGCCTTATACAACTTCTTTCGAAGTTGCGTTGTTTCTGGCCTGGCTGATGGTAGTGGTCTATTTTTTGACCGAATGGAAATATAAAATTAAAGATCTGGGGGCTTTTGTAATCCCTCTGGTTTTCATTGTTCTTTTATTTTCAGCTTTTCTTTCTAAAGACGCTGCCATGGTCCCGGAATCTGAGGTGCGGTTTTGGCTGACCATGCATAGAACCTTGTCAATCATGGGATATGCGGCCTTTTCAATCGCATTCGCCGCCGGAATCATGTATTTAATTCAGGAACATCAGGTCAAATCAAAAAAACTTGGAATCATGTATTTCAGGATGCCATCCCTTGAAGTTCTCGATGATTTGAATTTTAAGGTGATTATGGTCGGGTTCCCATTGTTTACCCTTGGATTTATGACAGGATCCATTTGGAATACGCAAATGAATTTGCCGTTTTTCTCATGGGACCTTACCCGGACCTTGCCCTTGGTAGTAGCCTGGTTGATATATAGTCTTGTTTTTTTTGGCAGGATGATGGTCGGGCTACGAGGTAAAAAAGCGGCTCAGGGAGCCATTCTTGGGTTTGTAACAGTAATAGGAACCTATTTTCTGCATATTTTATGA
- the nrdR gene encoding transcriptional repressor NrdR, producing MKCPGCSGMENKVIDSRLNKEGTVIRRRRECLSCSDRFTTYEKLERSLPLLIKKDGRREEFDRDKIIEGVRKACQKRPVSIKDIEEMVDRVEQYLQEMGEKEVSAVEVGEKVISEIYKLDDVAYVRFASVYRSFKDVNEFMVELKEVLKSKEGNKSPGDHLQ from the coding sequence ATGAAATGTCCAGGCTGCTCCGGCATGGAAAATAAAGTCATAGACTCCCGCCTGAATAAAGAAGGGACAGTAATAAGAAGGAGGAGGGAGTGTCTCAGTTGCTCCGATCGTTTCACCACATATGAAAAACTGGAACGTTCTTTACCTTTGTTGATTAAAAAAGATGGTCGGCGGGAAGAGTTTGATCGGGACAAGATCATTGAGGGCGTCAGAAAGGCATGTCAAAAAAGACCTGTCAGCATCAAGGATATTGAGGAGATGGTTGACCGTGTTGAGCAATATCTTCAGGAAATGGGAGAAAAAGAAGTCTCTGCTGTAGAGGTGGGCGAAAAGGTCATCAGCGAAATCTATAAACTCGACGATGTTGCCTATGTCCGTTTTGCTTCTGTCTACCGTTCCTTTAAAGATGTCAATGAGTTCATGGTTGAGCTAAAAGAGGTCCTCAAGAGCAAAGAAGGCAATAAATCCCCCGGTGACCACCTGCAATAG
- a CDS encoding serine hydroxymethyltransferase, with product MSLADFDPEIAQSIKDETDRENNTLEMIASENFVSAEVQEAQGSVMTNKYAEGYPGKRYYGGCEFVDTAESLAIERAKKIFSAEHANVQPHSGSQANMAVYHTVLNPGDTILGMNLSHGGHLTHGSPVNFSGYTYNVVAYGVNQETEQIDYDEVRKLAVENKPKMIIVGASAYPRVIDPVKFREIADEVGATIMTDIAHPAGLVAAGLYPSPVPHSDFVTTTTHKTLRGPRGGMILCKEKYAKEVNKKIFPGIQGGPLMHVIAAKAVAFKEALSNDFVDYQKQVIANAKCLAQFLIEQGYKIVSGGTDTHLMLVDLRPQGITGKAAEEALEQAGITVNKNTVPFETRSPFVTSGIRIGTPALTTRGMKENEMRQIGEMIVQTLEKVADDSFHIETRKKVRELCDQFPLHLELTNK from the coding sequence TTGTCACTTGCCGATTTTGATCCAGAGATTGCTCAATCCATAAAAGATGAAACCGATCGAGAAAATAATACCCTCGAGATGATCGCCTCTGAAAACTTTGTAAGTGCTGAAGTGCAGGAAGCCCAGGGTTCAGTCATGACGAATAAATATGCTGAAGGTTATCCGGGCAAGCGTTATTACGGAGGTTGTGAGTTTGTGGATACTGCTGAAAGCCTGGCCATTGAAAGAGCAAAAAAAATATTTTCTGCCGAACATGCCAATGTCCAGCCTCATTCAGGTTCTCAGGCTAATATGGCGGTATATCATACTGTCCTCAATCCGGGTGATACGATTCTTGGAATGAATTTGTCACATGGAGGTCATTTGACCCACGGGAGCCCGGTAAACTTTTCAGGCTACACCTATAACGTTGTGGCTTATGGAGTGAACCAGGAAACTGAACAGATTGACTATGATGAAGTCCGAAAACTGGCTGTTGAAAATAAGCCGAAAATGATTATTGTTGGGGCAAGTGCCTATCCAAGAGTGATTGATCCGGTTAAGTTTCGGGAAATTGCTGATGAGGTGGGGGCGACAATAATGACCGATATTGCTCATCCGGCAGGGTTGGTTGCGGCCGGTCTGTATCCATCCCCGGTTCCTCATTCCGACTTTGTCACAACCACCACTCATAAAACTTTACGCGGCCCACGTGGTGGAATGATTTTATGTAAAGAGAAATACGCCAAGGAGGTCAATAAAAAGATTTTTCCTGGCATTCAGGGTGGCCCTCTGATGCACGTCATTGCAGCAAAAGCGGTTGCATTCAAAGAAGCGTTGAGCAACGATTTTGTGGATTATCAAAAGCAGGTCATTGCGAATGCCAAGTGCCTGGCGCAGTTTTTAATTGAGCAGGGATATAAAATTGTCAGTGGTGGCACTGATACTCACCTCATGCTGGTCGATCTACGTCCACAGGGTATAACGGGTAAGGCTGCTGAGGAGGCCCTTGAACAAGCTGGGATCACAGTGAATAAGAATACGGTTCCCTTTGAGACCAGAAGTCCTTTTGTGACTTCAGGAATTCGGATTGGCACTCCTGCGTTAACCACCCGAGGGATGAAAGAGAATGAAATGCGCCAAATAGGAGAGATGATTGTCCAAACCCTCGAAAAAGTTGCGGATGATAGTTTTCATATCGAAACCCGTAAAAAAGTTCGGGAACTCTGCGACCAGTTTCCACTTCATTTAGAACTCACCAATAAGTAA
- the rpiB gene encoding ribose 5-phosphate isomerase B yields the protein MKKIAIASDHGGFDLKESIIAHLLNTGWEVDDLGPHSGDSVDYPDYGIKLAEAVAEKKVERGIVICGTGIGMSIVVNRYPGIRGTLCSDLFTAKLCREHNDSNILIMGGRVIGKGLAAEIVNTWLNTDFEGGRHQRRLDKITQIDSNIKSKENL from the coding sequence ATGAAAAAAATTGCTATAGCTTCCGATCATGGTGGATTCGATTTAAAAGAAAGTATTATAGCTCACCTCTTAAATACAGGTTGGGAAGTGGATGACCTGGGCCCGCATAGTGGGGACTCTGTTGATTACCCTGACTACGGTATAAAACTTGCCGAGGCTGTTGCTGAAAAGAAAGTGGAGCGGGGAATTGTAATTTGTGGCACGGGGATAGGTATGTCTATTGTGGTCAACCGTTACCCTGGAATTCGTGGAACCCTGTGTTCGGATCTATTCACTGCGAAGTTATGTCGTGAGCATAATGATTCAAATATTCTTATCATGGGGGGCAGGGTTATAGGCAAAGGGCTGGCTGCTGAAATTGTCAATACCTGGCTCAATACAGATTTTGAAGGGGGCCGTCACCAAAGACGCCTCGATAAAATTACTCAAATTGATTCTAATATCAAGTCTAAAGAAAATCTTTAA
- a CDS encoding CPBP family intramembrane metalloprotease has product MNILTPILVIYFAVVFPTIHLVFPGNRFIYEYWPTLYFSLALTIIILSKQVSAQQLGLKDVRKSVTIGLLLGTLPAISVPLLDSLLVSTGLSQSELFTGADMRSPDEMGFNRSLTSKLFPVIIVPFINQLFLTGLVIKNLLKTQNTGQAIISSGLLFCLFQFDFSLGNLFLGMVATGLLRLSGSVLAPVLIHAGFAIAEYLIVFHYPRLISALVFIV; this is encoded by the coding sequence GTGAATATACTCACTCCCATTCTAGTTATTTACTTTGCAGTTGTCTTCCCTACAATCCATCTGGTTTTTCCCGGTAACAGGTTTATTTATGAGTACTGGCCAACCCTTTATTTTTCCCTGGCCCTGACAATAATCATCTTATCAAAGCAGGTTTCAGCACAACAGCTTGGCCTCAAAGATGTCCGCAAATCAGTAACGATTGGTTTATTATTAGGAACGCTCCCTGCCATCAGTGTCCCACTTTTAGATAGTTTACTTGTAAGCACAGGATTATCACAATCTGAGTTGTTCACCGGCGCCGATATGAGATCGCCTGATGAAATGGGATTCAACAGGTCTCTAACCAGCAAACTATTCCCCGTTATCATAGTCCCTTTCATTAATCAGCTATTTTTAACAGGGCTGGTTATTAAAAACCTGTTAAAAACACAAAATACAGGACAAGCTATCATCAGTAGCGGGCTTCTATTTTGCCTGTTTCAGTTTGATTTCAGTCTGGGAAACTTATTTCTGGGAATGGTCGCTACGGGACTGCTCAGATTAAGCGGCTCAGTATTAGCTCCAGTTTTGATACATGCCGGATTTGCTATCGCAGAATATTTAATCGTATTTCACTATCCGCGATTGATTTCCGCCCTGGTTTTTATTGTTTAA
- the tatC gene encoding twin-arginine translocase subunit TatC: protein MVKEISFTEKIPVTHHLIELKNRLVQVTLVVAIFFGVCFYFIDFLLLWLQDPLPSKYADLTFITPTEPFFTAMKVSFMGSMFISMPWILYHVWGFIAPGLKVKEKKITALFVAFGTLFFLFGGLFCYFLVVPLGLKFLLNYGTEWWKMQVTIGYYFSFVVKIILAFAFAFQTPLIMVLLTKFGVVNTIKMKLYRKWAFLSTFALAAVLTPPDIITQVLLAFPLYGLYEFGVVVSRFFEDPKNRELAFKQMQAEAEANKAAKEAAKRAAMAAKSSKKARKAS from the coding sequence GTGGTCAAAGAAATAAGTTTTACTGAAAAAATACCAGTCACCCATCATCTGATTGAGTTAAAAAACAGATTGGTGCAAGTGACTTTGGTCGTTGCGATCTTTTTTGGTGTTTGTTTTTATTTTATCGACTTTCTTTTGTTGTGGCTGCAAGACCCGCTGCCTTCCAAATATGCTGACCTTACTTTTATAACTCCCACAGAACCCTTTTTCACAGCTATGAAGGTATCCTTCATGGGTTCTATGTTTATTTCTATGCCATGGATTTTATACCATGTCTGGGGATTTATTGCTCCGGGTTTGAAAGTTAAGGAGAAAAAGATTACGGCATTATTTGTCGCCTTTGGAACGCTATTTTTTCTTTTTGGCGGGTTGTTCTGCTATTTCCTGGTTGTTCCACTAGGGCTTAAGTTTTTACTGAACTATGGCACTGAGTGGTGGAAGATGCAGGTCACCATCGGGTATTATTTCTCTTTTGTTGTTAAGATAATCCTGGCCTTTGCTTTCGCCTTCCAAACCCCACTCATAATGGTTTTGTTGACCAAGTTTGGAGTTGTCAATACCATTAAAATGAAGCTCTATCGTAAATGGGCGTTTCTTTCAACGTTTGCCCTGGCGGCTGTGTTAACCCCTCCTGATATTATCACCCAAGTTTTATTGGCATTTCCTCTTTATGGTTTATATGAGTTTGGTGTTGTTGTTTCCCGGTTTTTTGAGGACCCCAAAAACCGTGAATTGGCATTTAAACAAATGCAGGCGGAGGCGGAAGCCAATAAGGCCGCTAAAGAGGCGGCGAAAAGAGCGGCGATGGCAGCTAAATCTTCCAAAAAAGCTCGTAAGGCTTCCTGA